The following coding sequences lie in one Vigna radiata var. radiata cultivar VC1973A unplaced genomic scaffold, Vradiata_ver6 scaffold_73, whole genome shotgun sequence genomic window:
- the LOC106779884 gene encoding uncharacterized protein LOC106779884, with protein MYDDTTDPEAHVKTFTNAIAFQTGSDAIWCRAFSLSLEGEALEWFNSLPPNSIKNFEGLRRMFGRQFSSSNTQDTSIFYLVNLKQGREETLKAFMDRYQELVHRVKGLTTKLALQYILPALKPRPFKDSFCRREPKTMEELRERVTDEVRVEEMKLSYKKQNQEARNKKADDRKFDNQSGRTGGVKQREAPEGQYFSSIRH; from the coding sequence ATGTATGACGACACGACCGACCCCGAGGCCCATGTCAAAACTTTCACTAACGCCATCGCATTCCAAACTGGGAGCGATGCCATATGGTGTCGagcattttctctgtcattagAAGGGGAAGCGTTAGAGTGGTTTAACTCGTTGCCTCCCAATTCTATCAAGAATTTTGAAGGACTGCGACGCATGTTTGGCCGCCAGTTTTCCAGTAGTAATACCCAAGACACatccattttttatttggtgAACCTCAAGCAAGGAAGGGAGGAAACGTTGAAGGCATTCATGGACCGGTATCAAGAGCTTGTCCACCGGGTGAAGGGTCTTACCACTAAGCTCGCCCTCCAGTACATCTTGCCAGCCCTCAAGCCCAGACCATTTAAGGACAGTTTTTGTCGGCGGGAGCCAAAGACCATGGAGGAGCTGCGAGAGAGGGTGACAGATGAAGTCAGAGTTGAAGAAATGAAACTTTCCTATAAAAAGCAAAATCAAGAAGCACGTAATAAGAAGGCAGACGACAGGAAATTCGATAACCAATCAGGGCGAACGGGAGGTGTGAAGCAAAGAGAGGCACCAGAGGGCCAATATTTCAGCAGTATACGCCATTGA
- the LOC106779868 gene encoding potassium transporter 6, protein MDLERGILQNSSKGKESWKTVLTLAYQSLGVVYGEISTSPLYVYRNTFAEDIGHSETNEEIYGVLSLVFWTLTLVPLVKYVFIVLKADDNGEGGTFALYSLLCRHAKVGLLPNCQLADEELSEYKKHSCGVAAERSLSSRLKTLLESHKVLQRILLVLALLGTCMVIGVGVLKPAISVFSAVSGLELSMSKEHHRYVEVPGACIILIGLFALQRYGTNRVGFLFAPIVCVWLFCISAIGLYNIFYWNPHVYKALSPYYVFQFLKKTRRGGWMALGGILLCITGSEAMFAGLGHFSQLSIKIAFTSLVYPSLVLAYMGQAAYFSRHHDVEQEYHFGFYVSVPEKLRWPVLVIAILAAVVGSQSIITGTFSIIRQCSALSCFPRVKVVHTSSKIHGQVYIPEINWLLMLLCLAVTIGFRDTKLMGNASGLAVVSVMLVTSCLMSVVIIICWQKNVLLAVGFVLFFGSIEGLFFSASVIKFFEGAWVPVALAFVFLSVMCVWHYGTLKKYEFDVQNKVSISWLLSLGPSLGFTRVRGIGLVHTELVSGIPAIFSHFVTNLPAFHQVLVFLCIKHVPVPHVRAEERFLVGRVGPRDFRIYRCIVRYGYHDVHKDDNEFEKDLVCSIAKFIQAGSGGCNSSNDESEKGGNMTVVGSCSTSHPVLVSEKEEVDVELGESSESEKVMKRKKRVRFIVPESPKIDTAAMEELKELMEAREVGVAYILGQSYMRVKAGSSMLKKLAINFGYEFLRKNSREPSSVLSAPHASSLEVGMMYHV, encoded by the exons ATGGATCTGGAACGTGGGATTCTTCAAAACTCTTCTAAG gggAAAGAATCATGGAAAACTGTTCTGACTCTGGCATATCAGAGTCTTGGAGTTGTGTATGGGGAGATAAGCACTTCACCCCTCTACGTGTACAGGAACACCTTTGCTGAAGATATTGGTCACTCTGAGACCAATGAAGAGATTTATGGTGTTTTGTCTTTGGTGTTTTGGACTCTTACATTGGTGCCTTTGGTGAAGTATGTGTTCATAGTGCTGAAAGCTGATGACAATGGTGAAGGTGGCACATTTGCACTGTACTCATTGCTGTGTCGTCATGCCAAAGTTGGGTTGTTGCCTAATTGCCAATTGGCAGATGAGGAGCTCTCGGAGTACAAGAAGCATAGCTGTGGTGTGGCAGCAGAGAGAAGCCTTTCCTCCAGGCTCAAAACCTTGTTGGAGAGCCACAAGGTTTTGCAGAGGATTTTGCTGGTGCTGGCTTTGTTAGGGACTTGCATGGTGATTGGTGTTGGAGTCCTTAAACCTGCTATTTCTG TTTTCTCGGCTGTGTCTGGACTAGAGCTTTCAATGTCCAAGGAGCATCACAGAT ATGTAGAAGTTCCAGGTGCATGCATCATATTAATTGGCTTGTTTGCCCTTCAACGTTATGGCACAAACAGGGTTGGCTTCTTGTTTGCACCCATAGTTTGTGTGTGGCTATTCTGCATCAGTGCCATTGGTCTATACAATATCTTTTACTGGAACCCTCATGTGTACAAAGCACTCTCTCCATATTATGTTTTCCAATTTTTAAAGAAGACTAGAAGAGGAGGATGGATGGCCCTTGGTGGAATTTTGCTCTGCATAACAG GATCAGAAGCCATGTTTGCTGGTCTCGGGCACTTTTCTCAGCTATCAATCAAG ATTGCTTTCACCTCTTTGGTTTATCCATCTCTAGTTCTCGCTTATATGGGGCAAGCTGCTTATTTTTCTAGACATCACGATGTTGAGCAAGAGTATCACTTTGGCTTTTACGTATCTGTACCAG AGAAGTTGAGATGGCCTGTTCTGGTGATTGCCATTCTTGCTGCAGTTGTGGGAAGCCAATCCATCATCACCGGAACTTTCTCAATCATCAGGCAATGCTCTGCATTGAGTTGCTTCCCTAGAGTGAAAGTGGTTCACacttcatccaaaatccatGGACAAGTATATATCCCTGAGATCAATTGGTTGTTGATGCTCTTGTGTTTGGCTGTAACTATTGGCTTCCGAGACACAAAGCTTATGGGTAATGCATCAG GTCTGGCAGTTGTCTCAGTGATGCTAGTCACCTCTTGTTTGATGTCAGTGGTTATCATAATCTGCTGGCAGAAGAATGTTCTGCTTGCAGTTGGGTTTGTTCTCTTTTTTGGCTCCATTGAGGGTCTCTTCTTCTCAGCTTCTGTGATCAAGTTCTTTGAAGGAGCATGGGTGCCAGTTGCTTTGGCATTTGTGTTTCTTTCTGTGATGTGTGTGTGGCACTATGGCACTCTCAAAAAGTATGAATTTGATGTTCAAAACAAGGTTTCAATCAGCTGGTTACTAAGCCTTGGTCCTAGCTTAGGCTTTACAAGAGTACGTGGGATTGGCCTTGTGCACACGGAGCTAGTATCAGGAATTCCTGCTATTTTCTCCCACTTTGTGACCAACCTACCAGCATTCCACCAAGTCCTTGTTTTCCTATGCATCAAGCATGTGCCAGTTCCACATGTTAGAGCCGAGGAAAGGTTTCTAGTTGGTCGTGTAGGTCCCAGAGATTTCAGAATCTACAGGTGCATAGTGAGATATGGATACCATGATGTCCACAAAGATGATAATGAGTTTGAGAAAGACCTTGTGTGCAGCATAGCAAAGTTCATACAAGCAGGAAGTGGTGGATGCAACTCTTCAAATGATGAGAGTGAAAAGGGTGGAAACATGACAGTGGTAGGAAGCTGTTCTACTAGCCACCCCGTTTTGGTGAGTGAGAAAGAAGAGGTTGATGTGGAATTGGGTGAGAGCTCAGAATCAGAGAAGGTGATGAAACGAAAGAAAAGGGTGAGATTCATTGTGCCTGAGAGTCCAAAGATTGATACTGCTGCAATGGAGGAGTTGAAAGAGCTTATGGAAGCAAGGGAAGTTGGAGTGGCCTACATTTTAGGACAGTCCTACATGAGAGTTAAAGCAGGGTCCAGCATGCTGAAGAAGTTGGCTATAAATTTTGGGTATGAATTCTTGAGGAAAAATAGCAGAGAGCCTTCCTCTGTACTTAGTGCTCCTCA